Proteins from a genomic interval of Pseudomonas asplenii:
- the polA gene encoding DNA polymerase I, whose translation MSKAPLVLVDGSSYLYRAFHAMPPLTNSKGVPTGAVKGVLNMLRSLRKQYPDSPFAVVFDAKGGTFRDEMFADYKANRPSMPDEMRVQIEPLHASVRAMGFPLLCVEGVEADDVIGTLARSSAAADRPVVISTGDKDMAQLVDGHITLVNTMSETSMDVEGVKAKFGVAPEQIIDLLALMGDSSDNIPGVKGVGEKTAVALLVGVNGGLKELYANLDLVPTLPIRGAKTLPAKLLEHQEMAFLSYRLATIKVDVELEVGLDDLHLGEPDRDKLIELYTSLEFKGWLDELSREAKRASLQETAAPASAATQAAVEDAAAETAAPAPAEPQYETILDPARFDAWLKKLQDAKLFAFDTETTGIDAQQAQLVGVSFSVQANEAAYIPLTHSYIGVPQQLDRDSVLLALKPLLEDPQKLKVGQHAKFDMNILANCAIGGDPEQGISVRGIAFDTMLESYVLNSTATRHDMDSLAKKYLDYDTVSFQDIAGKGAKQLTFDQIPLEQAGHYAAEDADVTLRLHQALHEQLAAIPSLASVLSDIEIPLVPVLARIERQGALVDKDLLGVQSIELGNKMVDLEREAFKIAGEEFNLGSPKQLGVILYEKLGLPVLKKTGKGQPSTAEEVLAKLAEDDYPLPKVLMQYRSMSKLKSTYTDRLPEQINPRTGRIHTSYHQAVAATGRLSSSDPNLQNIPVRTAEGRRIRQAFVAPKGYKLLAADYSQIELRIMAHLSKDEGLLNAFRDNLDVHTATAAEVFKVELNEVTSDQRRSAKAINFGLIYGMGAQKLGKDIGVDTKTAKAYIDVYFARYPGVREYMERTRGQASEQGYVETLFGRRLYLPDIHSNKPQERAAAERTAINAPMQGTAADIIKKAMVKVDDWLTSSGLDAKVILQVHDELVLEVREDLVAEVSEQIRVHMSGAAQLDVPLLVEVGVGNNWDEAH comes from the coding sequence ATGAGCAAAGCTCCCCTCGTCCTGGTGGACGGTTCTTCGTACCTGTACCGCGCGTTTCACGCGATGCCGCCGCTTACCAATTCCAAGGGGGTGCCGACCGGTGCAGTGAAGGGCGTCCTGAATATGCTCCGCAGCCTGCGCAAGCAGTACCCGGACAGCCCGTTCGCCGTGGTGTTCGATGCCAAGGGCGGCACCTTCCGCGACGAAATGTTCGCCGACTACAAGGCCAACCGGCCGAGCATGCCCGACGAAATGCGGGTGCAGATCGAGCCGCTGCATGCCAGCGTGCGCGCCATGGGCTTCCCGCTGCTGTGCGTGGAAGGCGTGGAAGCCGACGACGTGATCGGCACCCTGGCCCGCAGTAGCGCGGCGGCGGATCGCCCGGTGGTGATCTCCACCGGCGACAAGGACATGGCTCAGCTGGTCGACGGGCATATCACCCTGGTCAACACCATGTCCGAGACGTCCATGGACGTGGAAGGCGTGAAGGCCAAGTTCGGCGTCGCGCCGGAGCAGATCATCGACCTGCTGGCGCTGATGGGCGACTCCTCCGACAACATCCCCGGGGTCAAGGGCGTCGGTGAGAAGACCGCCGTGGCCCTGTTGGTGGGAGTCAACGGCGGCCTGAAAGAGTTGTATGCCAACCTCGACCTGGTCCCGACCCTGCCGATCCGTGGGGCCAAGACCCTGCCGGCCAAGCTGCTTGAACATCAGGAAATGGCGTTCCTGTCGTATCGGCTGGCGACCATCAAGGTCGATGTGGAGCTGGAGGTCGGCCTCGACGACCTGCACCTGGGCGAGCCGGACCGGGACAAGCTGATCGAACTGTATACCTCGCTGGAATTCAAGGGCTGGCTCGACGAGCTGAGCCGCGAAGCCAAGCGCGCCAGCTTGCAGGAGACTGCCGCGCCAGCGTCAGCGGCGACCCAGGCAGCGGTCGAGGATGCGGCGGCTGAAACCGCTGCGCCGGCCCCTGCCGAGCCGCAGTACGAAACCATCCTCGACCCGGCGCGCTTCGACGCCTGGCTGAAGAAGCTGCAGGACGCCAAACTGTTCGCCTTCGATACCGAAACCACCGGGATCGACGCCCAACAGGCGCAACTGGTCGGGGTGTCGTTCTCCGTACAGGCCAACGAAGCAGCCTACATCCCGCTGACCCACTCCTACATCGGTGTGCCGCAGCAACTGGACCGCGACAGCGTTTTGCTGGCGCTCAAGCCGCTGCTGGAAGACCCGCAGAAACTCAAGGTCGGCCAGCACGCCAAGTTCGACATGAACATCCTCGCCAACTGTGCGATCGGTGGTGATCCCGAGCAGGGCATCAGCGTGCGTGGCATCGCTTTCGACACCATGCTCGAATCCTATGTGCTGAACTCCACCGCGACTCGCCATGACATGGACAGCCTGGCGAAGAAGTACCTGGACTACGACACCGTCAGTTTCCAGGACATCGCTGGCAAGGGCGCCAAGCAACTGACCTTCGACCAGATTCCCCTGGAACAGGCCGGCCACTACGCGGCCGAAGATGCCGACGTGACTCTGCGCCTGCACCAGGCGCTGCACGAGCAACTGGCCGCGATTCCGAGCCTGGCCAGCGTGTTGAGCGACATCGAGATTCCGTTGGTGCCGGTGCTGGCGCGCATCGAGCGCCAGGGTGCCCTGGTCGACAAGGACCTGCTGGGCGTGCAGAGCATCGAGCTGGGCAACAAGATGGTCGATCTTGAGCGCGAGGCGTTCAAGATCGCCGGTGAGGAGTTCAACCTCGGTTCGCCCAAGCAACTGGGGGTGATTCTCTACGAGAAACTCGGTCTGCCGGTGCTGAAGAAAACCGGCAAGGGTCAGCCCTCGACTGCCGAGGAAGTCTTGGCCAAGCTGGCCGAGGACGATTATCCGCTGCCCAAGGTGCTGATGCAGTACCGTTCCATGAGCAAGCTCAAGAGCACCTACACCGACCGCCTGCCGGAGCAGATCAACCCGCGCACCGGGCGTATCCACACCTCCTACCACCAGGCGGTGGCGGCGACTGGCCGGCTGTCCTCCAGCGACCCGAACCTGCAGAACATCCCGGTGCGTACCGCCGAAGGCCGGCGCATCCGTCAGGCGTTCGTTGCGCCCAAGGGCTACAAGCTGCTGGCGGCGGACTATTCGCAGATCGAGCTGCGGATCATGGCCCATCTGTCGAAGGACGAGGGGCTGCTCAATGCCTTCCGTGACAACCTCGACGTGCACACGGCCACTGCGGCCGAGGTGTTCAAGGTCGAGTTGAACGAGGTCACCTCCGACCAGCGACGCAGTGCCAAGGCGATCAACTTTGGTCTGATCTACGGCATGGGCGCGCAGAAGCTGGGCAAGGACATCGGCGTCGATACCAAGACCGCCAAGGCCTATATCGACGTGTATTTCGCCCGTTACCCCGGGGTTCGCGAATACATGGAGCGCACCCGTGGTCAGGCGTCCGAGCAAGGTTATGTCGAGACCCTGTTCGGTCGCCGGCTGTACTTGCCGGACATCCACTCCAACAAACCCCAGGAGCGCGCGGCGGCCGAGCGTACGGCGATCAACGCGCCGATGCAGGGCACGGCGGCGGATATCATCAAGAAGGCCATGGTCAAGGTCGACGACTGGCTGACCAGCTCCGGGCTGGATGCCAAGGTCATTCTTCAGGTGCACGACGAATTGGTGCTGGAGGTGCGCGAGGATCTGGTGGCCGAGGTCAGCGAGCAGATCCGTGTCCACATGAGCGGTGCGGCGCAACTGGATGTGCCGTTGCTGGTCGAGGTTGGCGTGGGCAACAACTGGGATGAGGCGCACTGA
- a CDS encoding DUF2782 domain-containing protein codes for MRTLNRLLLAGLFALTPLAAMAAEDAPSADPEVTIRTEGDKTIQEYRQNGFLYAIKVIPKGGKPYFLVRADGTDANFIRSDQPDMLIPSWKIFEWK; via the coding sequence ATGCGTACGCTCAATCGCTTGTTGTTGGCCGGCCTGTTTGCACTCACTCCGTTGGCGGCGATGGCCGCGGAGGATGCACCTTCGGCCGATCCAGAGGTGACCATCCGCACGGAAGGCGACAAAACCATCCAGGAATACCGGCAAAATGGCTTTCTGTACGCCATCAAGGTCATCCCGAAAGGGGGCAAGCCGTACTTTCTGGTACGCGCCGACGGAACTGATGCAAACTTTATCCGTTCGGATCAGCCGGATATGCTGATTCCGTCATGGAAGATCTTCGAGTGGAAATAA
- a CDS encoding homoserine kinase: MSVFTPLARPELETFLAPYGLGRLLDFQGIAAGSENTNFFISLEQGEYVLTLVERGPVQEMPFFIELLDVLHDADLPVPYALRTSDGQALRELAGKPALLQPRLAGKHIKQANAQHCAQVGELLGHLHLATRDRIIERKTDRGLDWMLEEGNTLKSHLGTEAHDLLETALEEIGRCKAKILALPRANLHADLFRDNAMFEGTHLTGLIDFYNACSGPMLYDVAIALNDWCSDDDGLLDGQRARALLGAYAALRPFTASEAELWPPLLRVACVRFWLSRLIAAETFAGQDVLIHDPMEFQLRLAQRQQVSVLLPFAL, translated from the coding sequence ATGTCTGTGTTCACCCCCCTGGCTCGACCCGAGCTGGAAACCTTTCTCGCCCCCTACGGGCTCGGTCGCCTGCTCGATTTCCAGGGAATTGCCGCTGGCAGTGAAAACACCAACTTCTTCATCAGCCTGGAGCAGGGCGAGTATGTCCTGACCCTGGTCGAGCGCGGCCCGGTGCAGGAAATGCCGTTCTTCATCGAACTGCTCGACGTGCTCCACGACGCCGACCTGCCGGTGCCCTACGCCTTGCGCACCAGCGACGGCCAGGCCCTGCGTGAGCTGGCTGGCAAGCCGGCCCTGCTGCAACCGCGCCTGGCCGGCAAGCACATCAAGCAGGCCAACGCCCAGCATTGCGCCCAGGTGGGCGAACTGCTCGGCCACCTGCACCTGGCGACCCGCGACCGGATCATCGAACGCAAGACCGATCGCGGCCTGGACTGGATGCTCGAGGAAGGCAACACGCTGAAGTCGCACCTGGGCACCGAGGCCCACGACCTGCTGGAAACCGCCCTGGAAGAAATCGGCCGCTGCAAGGCGAAGATCCTCGCTCTGCCGCGAGCCAACCTGCATGCCGACCTGTTCCGCGACAACGCGATGTTCGAAGGCACGCACCTGACAGGGCTGATCGACTTCTACAACGCCTGCTCGGGGCCGATGCTGTACGACGTGGCAATCGCCCTGAACGACTGGTGTTCGGATGACGACGGCCTGCTCGATGGCCAACGCGCCCGCGCCCTGCTGGGTGCCTATGCAGCGTTGCGACCGTTCACCGCGAGCGAGGCCGAGCTGTGGCCGCCCCTGCTGCGGGTGGCCTGCGTGCGCTTCTGGCTGTCACGATTGATTGCCGCCGAGACCTTTGCCGGGCAGGACGTGCTGATTCACGATCCGATGGAGTTCCAGCTGCGGCTGGCGCAGCGGCAGCAGGTGAGTGTGCTGTTGCCGTTTGCCCTCTGA
- a CDS encoding zinc ABC transporter substrate-binding protein produces the protein MFLVPRLFAFFVAISAGLFVIGPVQAQVSVLTSIKPLQLIAAAVEDGVDTPEVLLPPGASPHNYALRPSDVRKVQSVELLYWIGPDMESFLPRVLKGRNLPTVAVQDLPGMKLRRFAEDSHSHAEDADEHDHDHRPGSLDAHLWLSTVNARVIAARMAEDLAKADPANAERYRHNAEAFSGRLDALDARLKARLAGVANKPYFVFHEAFDYFESAYGLRHAGVFSVATEVQPGAQHVAAMRTRLQEVGKTCVFSEPPLRPRLAETLVSGLPVKLAELDALGGYTPAGAHGYEQVLEKLGNDLAGCLESL, from the coding sequence GTGTTCCTCGTGCCCCGTCTTTTTGCCTTTTTTGTCGCTATAAGCGCCGGTTTGTTCGTGATCGGACCTGTCCAGGCCCAGGTCAGCGTGTTGACCAGCATCAAGCCCTTGCAACTGATCGCCGCGGCGGTCGAGGACGGCGTCGACACGCCCGAGGTACTGCTGCCGCCGGGCGCTTCGCCGCACAATTACGCGTTGCGGCCGTCCGATGTGCGCAAGGTGCAGTCGGTGGAGTTGCTGTACTGGATCGGCCCGGACATGGAAAGTTTCCTGCCCCGCGTGCTCAAGGGCCGCAACCTGCCGACCGTGGCTGTTCAGGACCTGCCTGGCATGAAGTTGCGCCGGTTCGCCGAAGATAGCCACTCCCACGCCGAAGATGCCGACGAGCATGACCACGATCACCGTCCGGGGTCGCTGGATGCGCATCTGTGGCTGTCGACCGTCAATGCGCGGGTGATCGCGGCACGCATGGCCGAGGACCTGGCCAAGGCCGATCCGGCCAATGCCGAGCGCTACCGGCATAACGCCGAGGCCTTCTCGGGCCGCCTGGATGCCCTGGATGCGCGGCTCAAGGCGCGCCTGGCGGGTGTGGCGAACAAGCCGTACTTCGTCTTCCACGAGGCGTTCGATTACTTCGAGAGCGCCTATGGGCTCAGGCATGCCGGGGTGTTCAGCGTGGCAACCGAAGTGCAACCGGGCGCCCAGCATGTCGCGGCGATGCGTACGCGGCTGCAGGAAGTCGGCAAGACCTGCGTGTTCAGCGAGCCGCCATTGCGGCCGCGGTTGGCCGAGACACTGGTGTCCGGGTTGCCGGTGAAGCTGGCGGAACTGGATGCGCTGGGCGGTTATACGCCGGCGGGTGCCCATGGCTATGAGCAGGTGCTGGAAAAACTCGGTAACGATTTGGCCGGTTGCCTGGAATCCTTGTAG